The Henningerozyma blattae CBS 6284 chromosome 9, complete genome DNA segment cactaataataacaataataataacgtATATTAACGAATAAACTAATTTAATTACTAATATTTATACCctcattattttcttttatattttttcatacttcaatcttttttttttttagaatttttattttactttctattttattttattttttttttaaataccATCATCACTTTTCGGTTATAAACAATTTATATCCGATCCTAAATTTTTCGGAGTTTTAGCCAATCCATTTTAAGAATTCCTCTATTTCATACCCCACTTTAGGTATTTATAAATCATAATTATCacacaaaaaaaataccaatgaatcaaatcaaaaatataaaaataaaaaataattcaaataattaaaaatattattcgaaaaatagaaaaaaattatcatttaagatcataatggaaaaatatattaatgaaaattatagtcgagaaattaaaattattaacgCTAAATGGCCTAGATTAGAAATAGATTCTACTCTCAATAAATTcgataaattgaaaatcgTCTATGAagtatttgattttaaatataaatcccaaataaaattatctcACCAAATTAACTTCAATTTAGTTTTTTGTCACGGCTCTGGTATGTCAAGATCAATTTGGGATTACTATATTTACAAGCTCACTGAACTAATTGAAGCCAAACCAAATAGTTCACAGAGAGAGTTTCATATAAATAAGATTATCTCAATAGACCAAGTTAACCATGGCGAATCATATCAACTGAATAAGTATAAATTAGGACCAAACTATAATTGGAATGATGGTGCAAgagatattattaaaattatggAATTAGAGTTATATAAAAACTCTACGGATTCAaatactttaaatattttaattggtCATTCAATGGGTGGTTTCCAATCTCTATCGGCAAATGCCCatttaccaaataataCTCTTATTGATTTGACTTTTATCATTGAACCTGTTTTAATTACTCACACTTTTATTCctgattcaaatattacGATTGTATCAAGTAACTTTGTGAAGGCCATTtcaaaaaagattaaaagtAACTTTAGTtcaattgatgaatttaatgattttctaaattactCTTcgttttataataaaaatacaaatcaagatattttaaatagcATTAAAAAATACGAGCTAAAAGTAACTCTCGACCAAAAAACAGATGGAGGTAGAGTTGAAGATAAAAGTCCAACTTTACAAGTAACGAcgaaaatgaatttttatcaaaacCTCTTATGctatttaacaaataagCCCGCTTCCCCATGGCTGCTTAATAATCTacaatttatcaataatccaattatatcaatatttggaGAAAAATCAGATTGGTGTCCCGTTGAAAATCAAATTGCATTGTCTAAGAacttgaaaaattacaaagaaTACTTCATTCCAGATGGTAATcatttaatcaatttagaaaaaccagataaaattattgaaataatattagaaaatttaacaCTACATGTAGAACATTTGAATCACAATGAATTCAATAAAAGATCGAAAATATTGACAGTAGAGGAAAGACAAAAACTCTTTTTAGATAGTTTTGAtcaatttgtaaaattaaGGATTAGAGAAAGAGGTTCTAAATTGTAACTCTGATATACTAAATAACtaatattgttttataaCAAATGAACCTCTAGCCGATTcattcatttatttaatataaatatattcgTACAGTTTTTATATCCTTaaaatactaatattttacaatggAAATTTATCTGTACATACTTGCctatactttttttaaagaaaaagttaGTGAGGattgaatttatcaattttctaaattttaaattttaaattctaaaatagCTAGTTTATAAtactataaaatatttgattatgattgagttaaaatatattatagacatttatttattgtattGCAGTTTTTCTACATAGATTTAATAATCGTTTGTTCCTGAATATTCCGAAAAATTCGaaatttcttgaaataaattattcaaaatctGAAATTCATCGCGGAAATGATTTATAGCCAATCCACTTTTTAAGAATTTGTGAAAAGGATTATCTTCAATagtattttaaaaaaaaatataagattATTAAAGGAGCTGTAACATAACAAGCATATTCAAGGGAGTGGGTTATTTCTAATTGATATAACTAATACATTTACTCTCATATCGTTGTTTTATGtcatattaataaaatatttttcctttAGAGACTTTCCTTAGactttagttttttttatctgcatttacatatattttatttcaaattaaatctTTCTTTTACTTATTTCCAACCTTTATCCAtcatataattaataaatcatttccctaataattaaatcatctctaatagaataaagaatatcaaaaaaatacacAAACATTATAAATACCCTAAtcgctttttttttttctgcataacaaatattagtaatcaatatattcaatagtaaatctgattttaaaaaaaaataaaaaatttcaaaataaattagaattagtaaattttcatttaagtATCAACCTTATCGAATACTATCCAAAAAATAcacaaaaaaacaatatcCATAGACAAACATATAATAGATATCATGACTGACGTTACTGATCCAAAATCAAAGAGTTTTCCCTCTATGCCAGCAGCCTTCTTttcagatgatgaagaCTCAGCTGCTACAGATGATAACGCATCCACCTATGAAGATGATGCAGTAATTCAACAAGTAGACGATAGTAATAGGGAATTTGCATCAACATCTGTTTCTTCATCTGCTTCTACATTTAAGACTAGAAGGCCAAAAAAAAGTAGTAAAAActcaaaatcaaatagcTTAAATCAAGTGAATGAAAAGGATAAAGCTTTCTTGTCAGCAGATGGTAATAGTTTAAACGTGCCTGCCGATTTTAAACCAGATTCTGTTTCAggaatatttagaaattacGATTTCagttatttaaaattaagaCCGGATCATTCATCAAGGCCTATTTGGATTTGCCCAAATGATGGTAGAGTTATTTTAGAAAGTTTCTCACCATTAGCTGAACAAGCTCAAGATTTCTTGGTAACCATTGCTGAACCAGTAAGTAGACCTTCTCATATAcatgaatataaaattactGCCTATTCATTATATGCGGCAGTGTCTGTTGGTTTAGAAACAGATGATATTATCTCTGTTTTAGATAGACTCTCAAAGGTGCCGGTAGCAccatcaattattaattttattaaaggTGCTACTGTTTCCTATGGTAAAGTGAAATTAGTTATTAAACATAACAGATATTTTGTTGAGACTACACAAGCTGATATATTG contains these protein-coding regions:
- the LPX1 gene encoding triglyceride lipase (similar to Saccharomyces cerevisiae YOR084W; ancestral locus Anc_5.693); the protein is MEKYINENYSREIKIINAKWPRLEIDSTLNKFDKLKIVYEVFDFKYKSQIKLSHQINFNLVFCHGSGMSRSIWDYYIYKLTELIEAKPNSSQREFHINKIISIDQVNHGESYQLNKYKLGPNYNWNDGARDIIKIMELELYKNSTDSNTLNILIGHSMGGFQSLSANAHLPNNTLIDLTFIIEPVLITHTFIPDSNITIVSSNFVKAISKKIKSNFSSIDEFNDFLNYSSFYNKNTNQDILNSIKKYELKVTLDQKTDGGRVEDKSPTLQVTTKMNFYQNLLCYLTNKPASPWLLNNLQFINNPIISIFGEKSDWCPVENQIALSKNLKNYKEYFIPDGNHLINLEKPDKIIEIILENLTLHVEHLNHNEFNKRSKILTVEERQKLFLDSFDQFVKLRIRERGSKL